GGGCGTCTTTTTCAATAAAGGTGTCGGTTTTGGGGATGTAGGCTTCGGGTTGGTAATAGTCGTAGTAGCTCACATAGTAGGAAACGGCGTTGTGCGGAAAAAATTCTCTGAACTCGCTGTAGAGTTGGGCGGCCAGGGTTTTGTTGTGGGCCATCACCAGGGTGGGTTTTTGCACCTGCTCAATGACCTTGGCGATGGTGTAAGTTTTGCCGGTGCCGGTGGCCCCCAGCAGGGTTTGGTGAACCAGGCTGTTGGCCAAACCGGCCACCAATTCTTTGATCGCCTCCGGTTGGTCGCCGGTGGGTTGGTAATCTGACACAACTTTAAAAGCGGGCATTGTTCCTCCAAATCATTGACCGCAAAAGAGGTCGGAGCGATCGGCCAGCCACCCCGACTCAGAACAAAAGTTCAAGCTAAAAAGTATACCCCAGTTCACGGTTATTGGCAAAGTTGTGGAAAAGGGGGGATATAGGGTTTCAAAAACGTGCTCAAAAAGTTAAGTGGGTTAACGGCGGTAGAAGTGAGGAATTAGTTAGAATTGATCAATAACCACCACGCCCAGCGTATTGAATTCACCCATTGCGGCCAATGCAGCAGGTGCTTCGGCCAGGGTGATGGTTTTGCTGACCAGTTTTTGGGGTGTTAAGATGCCGGCCTTGATCATTGCCAGCATTGGGCCGTAGGCATGGGCCTGCATGCCGTGACTGCCCAGAATTTCCAACTCTTTGCCGATCACTTGGTCTATGGGTAAGGGCGCGTTTTTGTCGTCAGCCGTCATCAAACCAACCTGAACGTGCCGCCCTTGTTTGCGCAGGCTCAAAATTGAGTTGCGGCAGGTAACGGCGCTGCCCAACGCGTCCAATGATAGGTGCGCCCCGCCGCCGGTCAGGTCGTGAATGGTCTCGATGAGGTTTGTTTCCTGGCGGGCGTTGAGCGTGTGGCTTGCGCCGAGGGCCTGGGCCATAGCTAGGGCCTCGTTTTTAATATCAACCCCAATCACGTTAGCGCCGCTGGCGCGCGCAATCATAATGGCCGCTAAACCCACGCCGCCGCAGCCGTGGATCACCACCCATTCGCCCGCCGAAACCTGGCCTTGGGCCACCACTGCCCGGAAGGAGGTGATAAAACGGCAACCCAGGCTGGCCGCAGCCA
This is a stretch of genomic DNA from Anaerolineae bacterium. It encodes these proteins:
- a CDS encoding zinc-dependent alcohol dehydrogenase family protein, producing the protein MKAAIYEAFAQPLTIQNVPDPSPPADGVVIKVLATGLCRSDWHGWMGHDPDIQNLPHVPGHEMAGIIAETGPEVQGWQPGDRVTLPFALGCGRCPQCMVGNQHICNHYFQPGFTGWGSFAQYVAVPYANTNLVRLPEEIDFMAAASLGCRFITSFRAVVAQGQVSAGEWVVIHGCGGVGLAAIMIARASGANVIGVDIKNEALAMAQALGASHTLNARQETNLIETIHDLTGGGAHLSLDALGSAVTCRNSILSLRKQGRHVQVGLMTADDKNAPLPIDQVIGKELEILGSHGMQAHAYGPMLAMIKAGILTPQKLVSKTITLAEAPAALAAMGEFNTLGVVVIDQF